Proteins from one Chloroflexota bacterium genomic window:
- a CDS encoding BMP family ABC transporter substrate-binding protein: MRRRPTHSKLSTWAATVGLLSIIVGACSAAASPSPSPSTAASVAASVALSGAPSGSPSAAPSVANKIQNMAVISPEKANDFGWNQQGVDGAKAAAAAIGAKIQVADGSGYNDPGPILRQLADGGAQFIIAQASGYNTAAPQFAVANKVPVVIYDDPTANKPGLVADIETNSQQGAYLAGVLAAKTTKTGTLGIVISADDTNWHKQAGGFVAGARSVNPSIKFLQAQIGQAGYADAAGGKRVTATLISGGADIIFGMGDGASFGMLQAVETATPPAGATKVWFIDVIGDKTTVDPKGVLLSSVLWNFTGIFEQAIADINAGTFGNHGYTLDVANGGISLLQTPNVSADAWAAVQAALAGIKSGSITVPLTPKQVDVDKLISGK, from the coding sequence ATGCGTAGGCGACCGACCCACTCCAAGTTGTCGACTTGGGCCGCGACCGTGGGGCTACTCTCGATCATCGTGGGAGCCTGCTCGGCCGCCGCGAGCCCGAGCCCCAGTCCGAGCACCGCGGCCTCAGTCGCCGCATCTGTCGCGCTGAGTGGAGCGCCGAGTGGGTCGCCGTCCGCGGCCCCGAGCGTGGCGAACAAGATCCAGAACATGGCGGTCATCTCTCCGGAGAAGGCCAACGACTTCGGCTGGAATCAGCAGGGAGTCGATGGCGCGAAGGCGGCCGCGGCGGCGATCGGCGCGAAGATCCAGGTCGCTGACGGCTCCGGGTATAACGACCCGGGCCCGATCCTCCGGCAGCTCGCGGATGGTGGCGCGCAGTTCATCATCGCCCAGGCAAGTGGCTACAACACCGCCGCCCCACAGTTCGCGGTGGCGAACAAGGTGCCGGTCGTCATCTACGACGATCCGACCGCCAACAAACCAGGACTCGTGGCCGACATCGAGACGAACAGCCAGCAAGGCGCGTACCTGGCGGGTGTCCTCGCGGCGAAGACGACGAAGACAGGCACCCTGGGCATCGTGATCTCCGCGGACGACACCAACTGGCACAAGCAGGCCGGAGGATTCGTCGCCGGTGCCAGGTCCGTCAATCCGAGCATCAAGTTCTTGCAGGCTCAGATCGGCCAGGCGGGCTATGCCGACGCTGCGGGCGGCAAGCGAGTCACCGCGACGCTGATCTCCGGTGGCGCTGACATCATCTTCGGCATGGGCGATGGCGCCTCCTTCGGCATGCTTCAAGCGGTCGAGACCGCGACGCCCCCGGCCGGCGCGACCAAGGTCTGGTTCATCGACGTGATCGGCGACAAGACGACGGTCGATCCAAAGGGCGTGCTCCTCTCGTCGGTCCTGTGGAATTTCACGGGAATCTTCGAACAGGCCATCGCGGACATCAACGCAGGCACGTTCGGGAACCATGGCTACACGCTTGATGTCGCGAACGGTGGCATCTCCCTGCTCCAGACGCCCAACGTCTCGGCGGACGCATGGGCGGCAGTCCAGGCGGCGCTTGCGGGCATCAAGAGCGGCAGCATCACGGTGCCGCTCACGCCCAAGCAGGTGGACGTCGACAAGCTCATCTCGGGCAAGTAG